From Rubrivirga sp. SAORIC476, a single genomic window includes:
- a CDS encoding cytochrome c oxidase subunit 3, producing the protein MATPTPTTLTVDDPHAGHDHGGDGHAHEAPMLVGHDGQLHPSNLQHFFVSSEQQFEASKLGMWLFLATEILLFGGMFVAYGIFRVLYPEVYEAASLQLDTVLGATNTLVLLLSSLTMAWAIRGAQMDNRKVLVNNLIATMVLASAFLVVKYFEYSHKFHEGIYPGQGFVLHEGTASVSDLNGATPLTPIYSPPAPHHEGEEGAAAHEEVSGAEVEAAEAAGAVVNATPAELEAARDAAPGLAGSTGESVAAATASVAARAGASTEAEPLSRAEAKEEIFFQRRAGIFFSIYYVMTGIHAIHILIGIIAIGFLTVFSMKGRYSSVWYTPVENVGLYWHIVDIIWIFVFPLMYLI; encoded by the coding sequence ATGGCGACACCCACCCCCACCACGCTGACGGTCGACGACCCGCACGCCGGGCACGACCACGGCGGCGACGGCCACGCGCACGAGGCGCCGATGCTGGTCGGCCACGATGGCCAGCTGCACCCGTCGAACCTCCAGCACTTCTTCGTCTCCTCGGAGCAGCAGTTCGAGGCCTCGAAGCTCGGGATGTGGCTGTTCCTGGCGACCGAGATCCTGCTCTTCGGCGGGATGTTCGTGGCGTACGGCATCTTCCGCGTCCTCTACCCCGAGGTCTACGAGGCGGCGAGCCTCCAGCTGGACACGGTGCTCGGTGCGACCAACACGCTGGTGCTCCTGCTGTCCTCGCTGACGATGGCATGGGCGATCCGCGGGGCGCAGATGGACAACCGCAAGGTGCTGGTCAACAACCTGATCGCGACCATGGTGCTGGCCTCGGCCTTCCTCGTGGTCAAGTACTTCGAGTACAGCCACAAATTCCACGAGGGCATCTACCCGGGTCAGGGCTTCGTCCTGCACGAGGGCACCGCGTCGGTCTCGGACCTCAACGGCGCGACCCCGCTGACGCCCATCTACAGCCCGCCTGCGCCGCATCACGAAGGCGAGGAGGGAGCAGCGGCGCACGAGGAGGTGTCGGGAGCAGAGGTGGAGGCCGCCGAGGCGGCGGGCGCGGTCGTGAACGCGACCCCTGCTGAACTGGAGGCCGCGCGCGACGCCGCGCCGGGTCTGGCGGGGAGCACCGGTGAATCGGTGGCCGCAGCGACGGCCAGCGTGGCCGCGCGTGCCGGAGCCTCCACCGAGGCGGAGCCGCTGAGCCGCGCCGAGGCCAAAGAGGAGATCTTCTTCCAACGCCGCGCGGGCATCTTCTTCTCGATCTACTACGTGATGACGGGCATCCACGCCATCCACATCCTGATCGGGATCATCGCGATCGGCTTCCTGACGGTCTTCTCGATGAAGGGACGCTACTCGTCGGTGTGGTACACACCGGTCGAGAACGTGGGCCTGTACTGGCACATCGTGGACATCATCTGGATTTTTGTCTTCCCCCTCATGTACCTCATCTAG
- a CDS encoding SCO family protein, translating to MITRALLTLLFGAALAVGAQAQVTLPGDFQPLDGQDGQGALPNRLTGAVGITEFLGDQVPTDLTFLDEEGQEVSLATLLDGERPLMVAFVYHNCPMLCSLVLDATANAVAETDLTLGEDYEVLAVSIDPRDTPARADSAKARFVNLAAFGDLDAFHFWTVGEEHEASVQALADAVGFRYAWDARTGEYAHNAANVLLSPTGTVTRYLYGIDFDPKTVKLGLLEASEGTVGNALDRFLITCYEYDEDAQSYSLAVLTVTKIGGGLLLLVFGGLLVYFWRREAKSPDAWADARPAPTP from the coding sequence ATGATCACCCGTGCCCTTCTGACCCTTCTGTTCGGGGCCGCGCTCGCGGTCGGGGCACAGGCACAGGTCACGCTCCCGGGCGATTTCCAGCCGCTCGACGGCCAGGACGGTCAGGGCGCGCTGCCGAACCGCCTCACGGGCGCCGTCGGCATCACGGAGTTCCTCGGCGATCAGGTGCCCACCGACCTGACGTTCCTCGACGAGGAGGGGCAGGAGGTGTCGCTGGCGACGCTCCTCGACGGCGAGCGCCCACTGATGGTGGCGTTCGTCTACCACAACTGCCCGATGCTGTGCAGCCTCGTGCTCGATGCCACGGCCAACGCGGTCGCCGAGACCGACCTGACGCTCGGGGAGGACTACGAGGTGCTGGCCGTCTCCATCGATCCGCGCGACACGCCCGCCCGCGCCGACAGCGCCAAGGCCCGCTTCGTCAACCTCGCGGCCTTCGGTGACCTGGATGCATTCCACTTCTGGACCGTCGGCGAGGAGCACGAGGCGAGCGTCCAGGCCCTCGCCGACGCCGTCGGCTTCCGCTACGCCTGGGACGCTCGAACGGGCGAGTACGCCCACAACGCGGCCAACGTGCTCCTCAGCCCGACCGGCACGGTGACGCGCTACCTCTACGGCATCGACTTCGACCCGAAGACGGTCAAGCTCGGTCTCCTGGAGGCCAGCGAGGGCACCGTCGGCAACGCGCTCGACCGCTTCCTCATCACGTGTTACGAGTACGACGAGGATGCCCAATCGTACTCTCTGGCTGTTCTCACGGTGACCAAGATCGGCGGCGGGTTGCTGCTGCTCGTGTTCGGCGGCCTGCTCGTGTACTTCTGGCGCCGCGAGGCCAAGAGCCCGGATGCCTGGGCCGACGCCCGCCCCGCGCCCACCCCCTGA
- the nrfD gene encoding NrfD/PsrC family molybdoenzyme membrane anchor subunit, with the protein MATVTSKTAYDRPSGDGAPTYPDGAPLTLEDAPLVRGNLSFHDVTELVSYHTEKKTPGWWFLAFGAALTGLGILGLSVAYLVWNGPGVWGLTNPVFWGWAIVNFVFWVGIGHAGTLISAVLFLFRQKWRTSINRAAEAMTLFAVACALLFPTFHVGRVWVIFYTLPLPNQMAMWPNFKSPLLWDVFAVSIYGTVSLLFWYVGLIPDLATIRDRAARAGRTLRAKILGFFALGWTGSNRHWRHYERAYLILAGLATPLVLSVHSVVSFDFAVSLIPGWHTTIFPPYFVAGAIFSGFAMVQTLLIVARKVYDLENLITLDHIEKMNIIILVTGTVVGFAYITEFFMAWYSGVAYEQYAFGNRAAGPYWWAYWIMMSCNLIFPQLFWKKSFRRWIGLSFAISITTNIGMWFERFVITVTSLHRDFLPSSWDYYSPTLWDVLLFVGSFGLFFTLFLLFLRFVPMVAIAEVKGVMPQADPHFYHHSGDGHSDAHALPAYQQDAFAQTASPAPSDSDHDGIPDDPDGPAPSAA; encoded by the coding sequence ATGGCCACCGTCACCTCCAAAACTGCGTACGACCGCCCCAGCGGCGACGGCGCGCCGACCTACCCGGACGGCGCCCCGCTGACGCTCGAGGACGCGCCGCTCGTGCGCGGCAACCTGTCGTTCCACGACGTCACGGAGCTGGTCTCGTACCACACCGAGAAGAAGACGCCGGGCTGGTGGTTCCTCGCCTTCGGCGCGGCGCTGACCGGGCTCGGCATCCTCGGGCTCTCGGTCGCCTACCTCGTGTGGAACGGGCCGGGTGTCTGGGGCCTGACGAACCCGGTCTTCTGGGGCTGGGCCATCGTCAACTTCGTGTTCTGGGTTGGCATCGGCCACGCCGGGACGCTCATCTCGGCCGTCCTCTTCCTGTTTCGGCAGAAATGGCGCACGTCGATCAACCGGGCGGCCGAGGCGATGACGCTGTTCGCCGTCGCCTGTGCATTGCTCTTCCCGACGTTCCACGTCGGGCGTGTGTGGGTGATCTTCTACACGCTGCCGCTGCCGAACCAGATGGCGATGTGGCCCAACTTCAAGAGCCCGCTGCTCTGGGACGTGTTCGCGGTGTCGATCTACGGGACGGTCTCGCTGCTGTTCTGGTACGTCGGCCTGATTCCGGACCTGGCGACGATCCGTGACCGTGCCGCCCGCGCCGGGCGGACGCTGCGGGCCAAGATCCTGGGCTTCTTCGCCCTCGGCTGGACCGGCTCGAACCGCCACTGGCGCCACTACGAGCGGGCCTACCTGATCCTCGCCGGCCTCGCCACGCCGCTGGTCCTCTCGGTGCACTCGGTCGTCTCCTTCGACTTCGCGGTCTCCCTGATCCCGGGCTGGCACACGACCATCTTCCCGCCCTACTTCGTGGCCGGCGCCATCTTCTCCGGCTTCGCGATGGTGCAGACGCTCCTGATCGTGGCCCGCAAGGTGTACGACCTGGAGAACCTCATCACGCTCGACCACATCGAGAAGATGAACATCATCATCCTCGTGACGGGGACGGTGGTCGGGTTCGCGTACATCACGGAGTTCTTTATGGCGTGGTACTCAGGCGTCGCCTACGAGCAGTACGCCTTCGGCAACCGCGCGGCCGGGCCCTACTGGTGGGCCTACTGGATCATGATGAGCTGCAACCTCATCTTCCCCCAGCTCTTCTGGAAGAAGTCCTTCCGCCGCTGGATCGGGCTCTCGTTCGCGATCTCGATCACGACCAACATCGGCATGTGGTTCGAGCGCTTCGTGATCACGGTCACGTCGCTCCACCGCGACTTCCTGCCGTCGAGCTGGGACTACTACAGCCCGACGCTCTGGGACGTGCTCCTCTTCGTCGGCTCGTTCGGGCTCTTCTTCACGCTCTTCCTCCTCTTCCTGCGGTTCGTGCCGATGGTGGCCATCGCGGAGGTGAAGGGCGTCATGCCGCAGGCCGACCCGCACTTCTACCACCACTCGGGGGACGGCCACAGCGATGCGCACGCGCTGCCCGCCTACCAGCAGGACGCGTTCGCGCAGACCGCCAGCCCGGCGCCCTCCGACTCCGACCACGACGGGATCCCGGACGATCCGGACGGTCCCGCTCCCTCTGCCGCCTAA
- a CDS encoding cytochrome c, whose amino-acid sequence MTHRLSLLALTLAVALGGCRGMKSEKPPIHPNLNMDYVQRFEAQEANPLFEDGAAMRTPVAGTVARGQLKTTDNAPFEYGRTADGAYVADIPVPVTADLLERGQERYNIYCTVCHGYAGDGRGIVAVGNGGQGYGFAVPSYHTDALRARPDGYIYDVIQNGVNTMPSYGHEIAPDDRWAVVAYIRALQRSQNASSADVPQAERDRLRNANDNVRQN is encoded by the coding sequence ATGACTCACCGCCTCTCCCTCCTCGCCCTCACCCTCGCGGTCGCCCTCGGCGGCTGCCGAGGCATGAAGAGCGAAAAGCCGCCGATCCACCCGAACCTCAACATGGACTACGTCCAGCGGTTCGAGGCGCAGGAGGCCAACCCGCTCTTCGAGGACGGCGCCGCCATGCGGACGCCCGTCGCGGGCACCGTCGCGCGCGGCCAGCTCAAGACGACCGACAACGCGCCCTTCGAGTACGGCCGCACCGCCGACGGTGCCTACGTGGCGGACATCCCCGTCCCGGTCACGGCCGACCTGCTGGAGCGCGGGCAGGAGCGCTACAACATCTACTGCACCGTGTGCCACGGCTACGCGGGAGACGGCCGCGGCATCGTCGCTGTCGGCAACGGCGGCCAGGGCTACGGCTTCGCCGTGCCGAGCTACCACACCGACGCCCTCCGCGCCCGCCCGGACGGCTACATCTACGACGTGATCCAGAACGGCGTCAACACGATGCCGAGCTACGGACACGAGATCGCGCCGGACGACCGCTGGGCGGTCGTGGCGTACATCCGCGCCCTCCAGCGCTCTCAGAACGCATCCTCGGCGGACGTGCCCCAGGCGGAGCGCGACCGGCTCCGGAACGCGAACGACAACGTCCGGCAGAACTGA
- the ctaD gene encoding cytochrome c oxidase subunit I encodes MATLSPPSPTTTALPTEARSYPVGHEPVHNYLREPRPADDVRGLARAWAWIKSWALSVDHKRIGIMYLVAVSVFFSIAGILALLIRTELFTVGETIMGQDTYNRVFTMHGLIMVFLFIIPSIPATMGNFLLPIMVGAKDVAFPRLNLLSLYVYAAGALIALYSITTGGVDTGWTFYTPYSKDTGTAVIAMALGAFVMGFSSILTGLNFIVTIHKMRAPGMTWNRMPLFLWSIYATSIVQVLATPVIGITMVLLVMERLLGVGIFDPALGGDPVLFQHFFWFYSHPAVYIMILPAFGVISELMGTFSRQRVYGYRAVALSSVAIALLGFLVWGHHMFTSGQSPVSSVVFSLITFLIGIPSGIKIFNWVWTMYKGSVWLKTPMLYALSFLFLFTIGGVTGIMVGALAVDIHLHDTYFVVAHFHYVMMGGTVIAFLGGIHYWWPKMTGKLYNETLGKVSALLVFVGFNLTFFIQFVMGSQGMPRRYHDYPDMPWLEPLHQVSTIGSYVLGLGLLVVLVNGLLSLRKKTPKAPGNPWGGATLEWTHTTSPPDHHNFHHTPLVTHGPYDYEVLFKTSGDSQRGAPVPVVEVGGPQETTSVDDGTSQPDSATDM; translated from the coding sequence ATGGCGACGCTCTCTCCTCCCTCTCCGACGACGACGGCCCTCCCGACGGAGGCGCGGTCGTACCCGGTCGGTCACGAACCCGTCCACAACTACCTCCGCGAGCCGCGCCCGGCCGACGACGTCCGCGGCCTGGCCCGCGCCTGGGCCTGGATCAAGTCCTGGGCGCTGTCCGTGGACCACAAGCGGATCGGGATCATGTATCTCGTGGCCGTCTCGGTCTTCTTCAGCATCGCGGGCATCCTCGCGCTGCTGATCCGGACGGAGCTGTTCACGGTCGGCGAGACCATCATGGGGCAGGACACCTACAACCGGGTGTTCACCATGCACGGCCTCATCATGGTGTTCCTGTTCATCATCCCGTCGATCCCGGCGACGATGGGCAACTTCCTGCTGCCCATCATGGTCGGCGCGAAGGACGTGGCGTTCCCGAGGCTGAACCTGCTGAGCCTCTACGTCTACGCGGCGGGCGCTCTGATCGCGCTCTACTCCATTACGACGGGCGGCGTGGACACAGGCTGGACGTTCTACACGCCCTACTCCAAGGACACCGGGACGGCGGTCATCGCAATGGCGCTGGGGGCGTTCGTGATGGGCTTCTCGTCGATCCTGACGGGTCTCAACTTCATTGTCACAATCCACAAGATGCGGGCGCCGGGCATGACCTGGAACCGGATGCCGCTCTTCCTGTGGTCCATCTACGCGACCTCCATCGTGCAGGTGCTCGCCACGCCGGTGATCGGCATCACGATGGTGCTGCTGGTGATGGAGCGTTTGCTCGGCGTCGGCATCTTCGACCCGGCTCTCGGCGGTGACCCGGTGCTGTTCCAGCACTTCTTCTGGTTCTACAGCCACCCGGCGGTCTACATCATGATCCTGCCGGCCTTCGGCGTGATCTCGGAGCTGATGGGCACCTTCAGCCGCCAGCGGGTCTACGGCTACCGCGCCGTCGCGCTGTCCTCGGTCGCGATCGCGCTGCTCGGCTTCCTCGTCTGGGGCCACCACATGTTCACCTCGGGCCAGAGCCCGGTGAGCTCGGTCGTGTTCTCGCTGATCACGTTCCTGATCGGCATCCCGTCCGGCATCAAGATCTTCAACTGGGTCTGGACGATGTACAAGGGCTCGGTCTGGCTCAAGACGCCGATGCTCTATGCGCTGAGCTTCCTGTTCCTGTTCACCATCGGCGGCGTGACGGGCATCATGGTGGGCGCGCTCGCGGTCGACATCCACCTGCACGACACGTACTTCGTCGTCGCCCACTTCCACTACGTGATGATGGGCGGCACCGTGATCGCGTTCCTCGGCGGCATCCACTACTGGTGGCCGAAGATGACGGGCAAGCTCTACAACGAGACGCTCGGGAAGGTCTCGGCGCTGCTGGTGTTCGTCGGCTTCAACCTGACGTTCTTCATCCAGTTCGTCATGGGTAGCCAGGGGATGCCGCGCCGCTACCACGACTACCCGGACATGCCGTGGCTGGAGCCGCTGCACCAGGTGTCGACGATCGGCAGCTACGTGCTCGGCCTCGGGCTGCTGGTGGTGCTCGTCAACGGGCTGCTGTCGCTGCGCAAGAAGACGCCCAAGGCGCCCGGCAACCCGTGGGGCGGCGCCACGCTGGAGTGGACCCACACCACCAGCCCGCCGGACCACCACAACTTCCACCACACGCCGCTCGTGACCCACGGGCCGTACGACTACGAGGTCCTCTTCAAGACCTCCGGCGACAGCCAGCGCGGTGCGCCGGTCCCGGTCGTCGAGGTCGGTGGACCCCAGGAGACCACGTCCGTCGACGACGGCACCTCGCAGCCCGATTCCGCGACCGACATGTAG
- a CDS encoding DUF3341 domain-containing protein, whose protein sequence is MLSKIRQSLDDRANQHVGLLAEFSDPGALVHAVEGLREKGYSELDTFTPFPIHGMDRAMGLGVSKLGFMVFGGAILGGLLGAFLQWYTSASPRLGFLWTELQSYAINISNKPLFAWESSVPVIFELTILFSALTAVGGMLALNGLPKPYNPLFNSERFGRATDDAFFVHVSGRDGTFSRETTASDLFDLGAMAVEFVDHEGVTQVTGPEAAPAALPAPAVPQHTTGDI, encoded by the coding sequence ATGCTGAGCAAAATCCGCCAGTCGCTCGACGATCGGGCCAACCAGCACGTCGGTCTCCTGGCCGAGTTCTCCGACCCGGGTGCCCTCGTCCACGCCGTCGAGGGGCTCCGCGAGAAGGGCTACTCCGAGCTGGACACGTTCACGCCGTTCCCGATCCACGGGATGGACCGAGCCATGGGGCTCGGCGTCTCAAAGCTCGGCTTCATGGTGTTCGGCGGCGCCATCCTCGGCGGCCTGCTGGGCGCCTTCCTGCAGTGGTACACGAGCGCAAGTCCTCGGCTGGGCTTTCTGTGGACGGAACTGCAGTCCTACGCGATCAACATCTCGAACAAGCCGCTGTTCGCCTGGGAGAGCTCGGTGCCGGTCATCTTCGAGCTCACGATCCTGTTCTCGGCGCTGACGGCCGTCGGCGGGATGCTGGCGCTGAACGGGCTGCCGAAGCCCTACAACCCGCTCTTCAACTCGGAGCGTTTCGGCCGGGCTACCGACGACGCGTTCTTCGTCCACGTCTCGGGCCGCGACGGCACGTTCTCGCGCGAGACGACGGCGAGCGACCTCTTCGACCTCGGCGCGATGGCGGTCGAGTTCGTCGACCACGAGGGCGTCACTCAGGTGACCGGGCCCGAGGCCGCTCCGGCGGCGCTTCCGGCGCCCGCCGTCCCCCAGCACACCACCGGCGACATCTAG
- the coxB gene encoding cytochrome c oxidase subunit II, with the protein MQTAADSAASPLTRQSFWTEGGSLWLPPQESTTAHEIDAIFYFILYASIILTLLVTAAMVYFVWKYRRKSHADRPVDVHESKWLELSWIVVPTLLVLVVFFWGFRAYVSTSIPPTDAITINVKAQKWAWSFAYQNGAAPIPNEIWVPVGTPVRLEMTSQDVLHSFFVPEFRIKHDVIPNRYSYVWFEAPREGTYQVLCTEYCGTAHSAMGARIHVVSRGAYYDILRTGPPGAGPMAPVDLGEKVYTQYNCQTCHSIDGSAGVGPSWQGIWGQPRPGSEQGVVDDAYITQAIYAPQAYIVPGYENGNMPAYDGQLDETQVAGVAAYIRELSGAATEADTTVPSGDGAASDSTATQ; encoded by the coding sequence ATGCAGACTGCTGCCGACTCCGCCGCCTCGCCGCTGACCCGCCAGTCCTTCTGGACGGAGGGCGGCTCGCTCTGGCTGCCCCCCCAGGAGTCCACAACGGCCCACGAGATCGACGCGATCTTTTACTTCATCCTGTACGCCAGCATCATCCTGACGCTGCTGGTGACGGCGGCGATGGTGTACTTCGTCTGGAAGTACCGCCGTAAGAGCCACGCCGACCGCCCCGTGGACGTCCACGAGAGCAAGTGGCTGGAGCTGAGCTGGATCGTGGTCCCGACGCTCCTGGTGCTCGTGGTCTTCTTCTGGGGCTTCCGCGCCTACGTCAGCACGTCGATCCCGCCGACCGACGCCATCACGATCAACGTGAAGGCGCAGAAATGGGCGTGGTCGTTCGCGTATCAGAACGGCGCCGCGCCGATCCCGAATGAGATCTGGGTCCCCGTCGGCACGCCGGTCCGCCTGGAGATGACGAGCCAGGACGTGCTGCACAGCTTCTTCGTGCCCGAGTTCCGGATCAAGCACGACGTGATCCCCAACCGCTACTCCTACGTTTGGTTCGAGGCGCCTCGCGAGGGCACGTATCAGGTCCTGTGTACCGAGTACTGCGGCACGGCGCACTCCGCCATGGGCGCCCGCATCCATGTGGTCTCGCGTGGCGCGTACTACGACATCCTCCGCACCGGCCCGCCCGGTGCAGGACCGATGGCGCCCGTCGACCTCGGTGAGAAGGTCTACACCCAGTACAACTGCCAGACGTGTCACTCCATCGACGGCTCGGCGGGTGTCGGTCCGTCGTGGCAGGGCATCTGGGGCCAGCCGCGCCCCGGCAGTGAACAGGGGGTCGTGGACGACGCCTACATCACGCAGGCCATCTATGCCCCTCAGGCCTACATCGTGCCCGGCTACGAGAACGGCAACATGCCGGCCTACGACGGCCAGCTCGACGAGACGCAGGTCGCGGGCGTGGCCGCCTACATCCGTGAGTTGAGCGGGGCCGCCACCGAGGCGGACACGACGGTGCCGTCCGGTGACGGCGCGGCCTCCGACTCGACCGCCACCCAGTAA